The following are from one region of the Gammaproteobacteria bacterium genome:
- a CDS encoding MFS transporter: MPYWRLSAFYFFFFASLGALLPYWGLYLESLGFNPVQIGELMALIMATKIISPNVWGWIADHTGKPMAVVRLGSLAAALAFSGILLGSSYGWLALVMIVFSFFWNATLPQFEAATFSHLGDQVHRYSSIRLWGSIGFIVAVAALGPLFEHAGVGLLPLILLGLMAGIWLMSLLVPERAAAHLILDHEPLRKVLGRPEVLALLAVCFLVQASHGPYYTFYSIYLEDHGYSRSLIGQLWALGVIAEVGVFLVMHRLAPRFGLRAIFLASLALAALRWALIGLFVDNLPMMFFAQILHAASFGVYHAVAIQLVHKYFTGRNQGRGQALYSSLSFGAGGAVGSLYSGYAWSSLGATTTYFLAAFIGVAAFLVAWRFIRADQLVDARKN; this comes from the coding sequence ATGCCCTATTGGCGCCTGTCCGCGTTTTATTTTTTCTTTTTCGCCTCGCTCGGCGCGCTGCTGCCTTACTGGGGGCTGTATCTCGAATCGCTGGGGTTTAACCCGGTCCAGATCGGTGAATTGATGGCGCTGATTATGGCGACCAAGATCATCTCCCCCAATGTCTGGGGCTGGATCGCCGATCACACCGGCAAGCCCATGGCTGTCGTGCGGCTGGGTTCCCTGGCAGCGGCGCTGGCCTTCAGTGGCATCCTGCTTGGCAGCAGTTATGGTTGGCTGGCGTTGGTGATGATTGTATTCAGCTTTTTCTGGAATGCCACGCTGCCGCAGTTCGAGGCCGCTACCTTTAGCCATCTGGGTGATCAGGTGCATCGCTACAGTAGTATCCGCTTGTGGGGGTCTATCGGGTTTATTGTGGCGGTAGCGGCGCTGGGTCCGCTGTTCGAGCATGCTGGTGTGGGGCTGTTGCCGCTGATCTTGCTGGGGCTGATGGCGGGCATCTGGTTGATGAGCCTGCTGGTGCCGGAGCGCGCCGCTGCTCACTTGATTCTTGATCACGAGCCGTTACGCAAGGTGTTGGGGCGCCCCGAGGTGCTGGCTCTGCTGGCGGTGTGTTTTCTGGTGCAGGCCAGCCACGGCCCTTACTACACCTTCTATTCCATCTACCTCGAAGATCATGGCTATTCCCGCAGCCTGATCGGACAGTTATGGGCACTGGGCGTGATTGCTGAGGTGGGTGTTTTTCTTGTCATGCACCGGCTGGCGCCACGTTTTGGCTTGCGCGCCATATTCCTTGCCAGCCTAGCCCTGGCCGCGCTGCGCTGGGCATTGATCGGGCTGTTCGTGGACAATCTGCCGATGATGTTTTTTGCGCAAATCCTGCACGCCGCCAGTTTTGGGGTTTATCATGCCGTGGCGATACAGCTTGTGCATAAATATTTTACCGGACGCAACCAGGGACGTGGCCAGGCGCTCTACAGCAGTCTCAGCTTTGGTGCGGGTGGCGCGGTTGGCAGCCTGTACAGCGGTTACGCCTGGAGCAGCTTAGGCGCCACCACTACCTATTTTTTGGCAGCGTTTATAGGCGTTGCGGCTTTTCTGGTGGCCTGGCGCTTCATTAGGGCGGATCAGCTGGTGGACGCAAGAAAAAATTGA
- the aroC gene encoding chorismate synthase produces MSGNTIGKLFTVTSFGESHGAAIGCIVDGCPPGMALCEEDLQHDLDRRKPGTSRHTTQRREEDRVQILSGVFEGHTTGAPIGLLIHNTDQRSKDYSKIMDQFRPGHADYTYQQKYGLRDYRGGGRSSARETAMRVAAGGIAKKYLHERYGVTIRGYLAQLGPIKAEAFDWDEVEKNPFFCPDAVKVPEMEAYMDALRKEGNSIGARINVVASGMPPGWGEPVFDRLDADIAHALMSINAVKGVEIGAGFGCIEQKGTEHRDEITPQGFLSNHAGGILGGISSGQDIVASIALKPTSSIRLPGRSVNVHGDPEEVVTHGRHDPCVGIRATPIAEAMLAIVLMDHMLRHRAQNRDVVSQTPVIPSQAQ; encoded by the coding sequence ATGTCAGGAAATACTATCGGAAAACTTTTTACGGTGACCTCGTTCGGCGAGAGCCACGGTGCGGCGATTGGTTGCATCGTCGACGGCTGCCCACCGGGCATGGCGCTGTGCGAAGAGGATTTGCAGCATGATCTGGACCGCCGCAAACCCGGCACCTCACGCCATACCACGCAGCGCCGTGAAGAGGATAGGGTGCAGATCCTCTCCGGCGTTTTTGAAGGGCACACCACGGGCGCGCCGATTGGGTTGCTGATACACAACACCGATCAGCGTTCCAAGGATTATTCCAAGATCATGGATCAGTTCCGCCCCGGTCACGCGGACTATACCTACCAGCAAAAATATGGTCTGCGCGACTATCGTGGCGGTGGACGTTCCTCGGCGCGAGAGACGGCCATGCGCGTGGCGGCAGGTGGGATCGCCAAAAAATACCTGCACGAGCGTTACGGGGTAACAATCCGCGGTTATCTGGCGCAACTGGGGCCGATCAAGGCCGAGGCCTTTGACTGGGATGAAGTAGAGAAAAACCCTTTCTTTTGCCCAGATGCGGTCAAGGTTCCGGAAATGGAGGCGTACATGGATGCGCTACGCAAAGAGGGCAACTCCATCGGCGCGCGCATCAATGTGGTGGCCAGTGGCATGCCGCCGGGGTGGGGCGAGCCGGTGTTCGACCGCCTCGACGCCGATATCGCCCATGCCCTGATGAGCATCAATGCTGTCAAAGGCGTGGAGATTGGCGCCGGTTTCGGCTGCATCGAGCAAAAAGGCACTGAACACCGTGACGAGATCACGCCGCAAGGCTTTTTGAGCAACCATGCGGGCGGTATTCTGGGTGGCATTTCATCCGGCCAGGATATTGTCGCCAGCATCGCGCTCAAGCCGACCTCCAGTATCCGCCTGCCCGGGCGTAGTGTGAATGTGCATGGTGACCCGGAGGAGGTGGTGACGCATGGCCGCCACGATCCCTGCGTTGGCATCCGCGCCACCCCAATTGCCGAGGCGATGCTCGCCATCGTGCTAATGGACCACATGCTGCGCCACCGTGCGCAGAATAGGGATGTCGTATCGCAAACACCGGTTATTCCCTCTCAGGCACAGTAG
- a CDS encoding S49 family peptidase — translation MSDNQQESSASATPGGEPAKPEDKWTGGAPAPTTSAAPSGEEGGEWERGVLKKLAFSAIDEQRRTRRWGIFFKVLTFAYLFTLLYLVLPKDHAIDVGKKHTALVEIRGEISDSSEANADSIITGLRAAFEDKNTKGVIIRINSPGGSPVQAGYVNDEIKRLRTEYPDIPLYVVITDICASGGYYIAAAADKIYADKASLVGSIGVIMDGFGFVDTMKKLGVERRLLTAGEHKGFLDPFSPQKPEEVEHVRTLLGNIHQQFIDTVKKGRGARLKDDPNLFSGYIWTGEQAIGVGLVDALGSSSYVAREVIGAEDIVDYSEKPPYLQQFAQRFGMAMSGAFSSASNAGLKQLGGLSDNIK, via the coding sequence ATGTCAGATAATCAGCAAGAGTCCTCAGCCTCCGCAACGCCGGGTGGTGAACCCGCCAAACCAGAGGATAAGTGGACTGGCGGAGCGCCCGCGCCCACCACGTCCGCTGCGCCATCAGGTGAAGAGGGTGGCGAGTGGGAGCGCGGCGTCCTCAAGAAGCTGGCCTTCTCCGCTATTGACGAACAGCGCCGCACTCGCCGCTGGGGCATCTTTTTCAAGGTGCTGACCTTCGCCTATTTGTTTACGTTGCTTTATCTGGTGCTGCCCAAGGATCATGCGATCGACGTTGGCAAGAAGCACACCGCGCTGGTGGAAATCCGTGGTGAAATCTCCGATAGCAGCGAGGCCAATGCCGATAGCATTATTACCGGCTTGCGCGCCGCATTTGAGGACAAAAATACCAAAGGCGTGATTATCCGGATCAACAGCCCCGGCGGCAGCCCGGTGCAGGCGGGGTATGTCAACGACGAGATCAAACGCCTGCGCACTGAATATCCCGATATTCCCTTGTATGTGGTTATTACCGATATCTGTGCCTCGGGTGGCTATTACATTGCCGCCGCTGCCGACAAGATTTATGCCGACAAGGCCAGCCTGGTAGGCTCCATCGGCGTAATCATGGACGGCTTCGGATTCGTTGATACCATGAAAAAACTTGGGGTAGAGCGCCGCTTGTTGACGGCGGGTGAGCATAAAGGCTTCCTCGATCCCTTCTCACCGCAAAAGCCGGAGGAGGTTGAGCACGTCAGGACGCTGCTCGGCAACATTCACCAGCAGTTCATTGATACTGTTAAGAAAGGGCGGGGAGCGCGTCTCAAGGACGATCCCAATCTGTTTAGCGGTTATATCTGGACCGGCGAGCAGGCCATCGGCGTCGGGCTGGTCGATGCGCTGGGCAGCAGCAGCTATGTTGCCCGCGAGGTCATTGGCGCGGAGGATATCGTTGATTACAGCGAGAAGCCGCCGTATTTGCAGCAATTTGCCCAGCGCTTCGGTATGGCGATGTCGGGTGCCTTTTCATCGGCATCAAACGCCGGCCTGAAACAGTTGGGTGGCTTGAGTGACAACATCAAATAA